In Neofelis nebulosa isolate mNeoNeb1 chromosome 7, mNeoNeb1.pri, whole genome shotgun sequence, the following proteins share a genomic window:
- the CCDC197 gene encoding LOW QUALITY PROTEIN: uncharacterized protein CCDC197 (The sequence of the model RefSeq protein was modified relative to this genomic sequence to represent the inferred CDS: deleted 1 base in 1 codon; substituted 1 base at 1 genomic stop codon) has product MMGPIPVMGWKRERTLAFEDRREGRERKLLSCLLPLLSILFPPGPHGPRPLAQLGQRGAMLVARDTGQCDCQQGQGPAGAVTGTLPAPGQRGGLARASLSRRSRESLARVHDLGASKQGTGAWLFLSLKCPCRQRKLKSEVEKHRLFEDSLIEVLEKIPKGHSEGEGPEEALVETVVGHYGKLFTINQDIQKPLEAFSKRNQVVHQSLGSLEESHRGSYPGNSYLKPGPLPLAHKTGGIGVSSAPARKSWSIGGLLRGSGAETRGAPPDQAQGRCPRRVCGTQVTQPLPPQSFKIPLCQLRKRCRGKQEQWXQLEHHIAYQRDVDSCDVADLQPRGLEGEWTGHCSQSPFWVFLFKVGSKAVTADHSPTDLKPRTPELPRVRSSGFLQPPSQPLLQEELLNYMHVAINNMVQQCSPSAHSVPKSRDLFSKLDLIQEFMLDKMETVRFISLRVEPRVCWSADSDKSEGLRRCPRSFRKCPRDRDSIPQTPFPSTQTSARSGPYGPGWRPSQPCQPQDHLLSPSASFCHHSAPKWVGGSLFPALGDWQATRLRTGPGKKEREFAGWEAAGGQVGLARLDLHLGARAALSRS; this is encoded by the exons ATGATGGGACCGATCCCAGTTATGGGGTG GAAGCGGGAACGTACCCTGGCTTTTGAGGACCGTCGGGAAGGTCGGGAGAGAAAGCTGCTGTCCTGCTTGTTGCCATTGCTGTCCATCCTCTTCCCACCTGGCCCACATGGCCCTCGTCCTCTAGCACAGCTGGGGCAGCGAGGGGCAATGCTGGTGGCCAGGGACACAGGCCAGTGTGACTGTCAACAAGGACAGGGCCCTGCAGGTGCTGTTACAGGAACTCTGCCAGCCCCCGGCCAA AGGGGGGGACTGGCCAGGGCAAGTCTGAGCAGGAGATCCAGGGAAAGCCTTGCAAGAGTTCATGACCTGGGTGCCTCCAAACAAGGCACTGGTGCCTGGCTCTTCCTGTCGCTGAAATGTCCCTGCAGGCAGAGGAAGCTGAAGAGCGAGGTGGAGAAGCACAGACTT TTTGAAGACTCTCTGATTGAGGTCCTTGAGAAGATCCCCAAGG GCCACAGTGAAGGGGAGGGGCCGGAGGAGGCTCTCGTGGAGACCGTGGTGGGGCACTATGGGAAGCTCTTCACCATCAACCAGGACATCCAGAAGCCTCTGGAGGCCTTCTCCAAGAGGAACCAGGTCGTCCACCAGAGCCTGGGGTCTCTAGAGGAGAGTCATAGGGGTTCGTACCCCGGTAACAGCTATCTGAAGCCTGGCCCTTTGCCTTTAGCCCATAAAACCGGGGGCATAGGGGTCTCCTCTGCACCTGCGAGGAAGTCTTGGAGCATTGGTGGGCTGCTGAGAGGGTCTGG CGCTGAGACAAGGGGAG CTCCTCCTGACCAGGCCCAGGGCAGATGCCCCAGGAGGGTTTGCggcacccaggtgacccagcccctcccaccgCAGAGCTTCAAGATTCCGCTGTGTCAGCTGCGAAAGAGGTGTCGCGGCAAGCAGGAACAGTGGTGACAGTTGGAACACCACATTGCCTACCAGAGAGACGTGGACAGCTGTGAT GTGGCTGACCTCCAGCCAAGGGGCTTAGAGGGGGAGTGGACTGGCCACTGTTCACAGAGCCCCTTCTGGGTCTTTCTCTTCAAGGTGGGAAGCAAGGCTGTCACCGCTGACCACAGCCCCACAGACCTGAAGCCCAGGACTCCGGAGCTGCCCAGAGTGAGGAGCTCTGGGTTCCTCcagcccccttcccagcccctgctCCAG gAAGAGCTGCTCAACTACATGCACGTGGCCATCAACAACATGGTCCAGCAGTGTTCGCCCTCCGCCCACAGCGTGCCCAAGAGCAGGGACCTCTTCTCCAAGCTCGACCTGATTCAG gAATTTATGTTGGACAAAATGGAGACAGTGAGATTTATATCACTGCGTGTGGAACCCAGAGTGTGCTGGTCAGCGGACAGTGACAAGAGTGAGGGCCTCAGAAGATGCCCCAGGTCCTTCAGGAAATGCCCAAGGGATCGAGATTCGATCCCCCAAACGCCCTTTCCCAGCACCCAGACTTCAGCCCGCTCCGGCCCGTACGGACCAGGCTGGCGACCAAGCCAGCCCTGCCAGCCTCAGGACCATCTCCTTAGCCCCTCGGCCTCCTTTTGTCACCACAGTGCCCCCAAGTGGGTGGGAGGCAGCCTGTTCCCCGCACTGGGGGATTGGCAGGCAACAAGGCTGCGGACCGGAccggggaagaaagagagggagttcGCCGGGTGGGAGGCAGCGGGAGGTCAGGTGGGACTTGCCAGGCTGGACTTGCACCTGGGGGCCAGGGCCGCACTGTCAAGGTCTTAG